One genomic window of Corynebacterium massiliense DSM 45435 includes the following:
- the era gene encoding GTPase Era, protein MTSPFDDPFPESEPAQVLPSTFADTPEGFKSGFVCFVGRPNTGKSTLTNALVGEKIAITADQPETTRHAIRGIVNRDECQVIVVDTPGLHRPRTLLGERLNDAVMETYSDVDVIGLTIPADEKIGPGDRWILDSVRSVAPRTQVIGVVTKLDKASKDQVGAQLIALYNLLEESGVSDPVVIPVSATERVQLDELVDVLSDALPEGPRFYPEGHVTDDDKETRIAELIREVALQGLRDELPHSVAVQIDEMLPSQTRDGVLDIHAIMYLERPGQKRIIEGRDGRRWRRIVGNARKEIMKLLGQNVYLDLRIKVLKNWQSDPKSLGRLGF, encoded by the coding sequence ATGACTTCACCTTTCGATGACCCTTTCCCGGAGTCTGAGCCAGCTCAGGTACTCCCGTCGACCTTCGCGGACACCCCGGAGGGCTTCAAGTCCGGCTTCGTCTGCTTCGTGGGCCGCCCGAACACCGGCAAGTCCACGCTGACGAACGCGCTGGTGGGCGAAAAGATTGCCATTACGGCCGACCAACCGGAGACGACCCGCCATGCCATCCGGGGCATCGTTAACCGCGACGAGTGCCAGGTCATCGTGGTGGACACCCCCGGCCTGCACCGCCCGCGCACGCTGCTCGGCGAGCGGCTTAACGACGCGGTGATGGAGACCTACTCCGACGTCGACGTCATCGGCCTGACCATCCCGGCCGACGAGAAAATCGGCCCGGGCGACCGCTGGATTCTGGATTCGGTGCGCTCCGTGGCCCCGCGGACGCAGGTCATCGGCGTGGTGACCAAGCTGGACAAGGCCAGCAAGGATCAGGTCGGCGCCCAGCTCATCGCGCTGTACAACCTGCTGGAGGAATCCGGGGTTTCGGATCCGGTGGTCATCCCCGTCTCCGCGACGGAGCGGGTCCAGCTGGACGAGCTTGTTGATGTTTTAAGCGACGCCCTGCCCGAAGGACCGCGGTTTTATCCGGAAGGGCACGTGACCGACGATGACAAGGAAACGCGTATCGCCGAGCTCATCCGCGAGGTCGCACTCCAGGGCCTGCGTGACGAGCTGCCGCACTCCGTGGCCGTTCAGATCGACGAGATGCTGCCCAGCCAGACCCGGGACGGCGTGCTGGATATCCACGCCATCATGTACTTGGAGCGCCCCGGCCAAAAGCGCATCATTGAAGGCCGCGACGGGCGCCGCTGGCGGCGGATCGTGGGCAACGCCCGCAAGGAGATTATGAAGCTGCTCGGCCAGAACGTCTACCTTGACCTACGCATCAAGGTGTTGAAGAACTGGCAGTCGGACCCGAAGTCGCTGGGCCGCTTGGGGTTCTAG
- the pdxY gene encoding pyridoxal kinase PdxY: protein MSILSIQSHVVYGHVGNSAAVFPLQRAGHEVWPLHTVTFSNHTGYGDWGGPAIPAADVRDMVDGLSRRGALAEVDAILSGYQGGSDIAEVIVETVRRVKEENPQAVYACDPVMGSSETGCFVSEQIPPLLRDLVVPAADIITPNQFELGYLTDKPVETLEQTLDAVRAAQEIGPQTVLVTSVKHPEDAGKIQMLAVNGDEKYLVTTPFIDTHRNGTGDVTAALFTGHFVDTGDVKAALERTASSVFSLLETTEASGYRELQLVAAQEYFAQPRMQFTAEKL, encoded by the coding sequence ATGAGCATCCTTTCGATCCAGTCGCACGTCGTCTACGGGCACGTGGGCAACTCCGCGGCCGTCTTTCCCCTGCAGCGCGCCGGCCACGAAGTATGGCCGCTGCACACCGTCACCTTTTCCAACCACACCGGCTACGGCGACTGGGGCGGCCCCGCCATCCCGGCCGCAGACGTGCGCGACATGGTCGACGGCCTGTCCCGCCGCGGAGCGCTCGCGGAAGTCGATGCCATTTTGTCCGGCTACCAGGGCGGATCGGATATCGCCGAGGTCATCGTGGAGACCGTGCGCCGCGTGAAGGAAGAAAACCCGCAGGCGGTCTACGCGTGCGATCCGGTGATGGGCAGCTCGGAGACCGGTTGCTTCGTCTCCGAGCAGATCCCGCCGCTGTTGCGCGATCTGGTCGTGCCCGCCGCGGACATCATCACCCCGAACCAGTTCGAGCTGGGCTACCTGACGGACAAGCCGGTAGAAACCCTCGAGCAGACGCTGGACGCGGTGCGCGCGGCGCAGGAAATCGGACCGCAGACCGTGCTGGTGACCTCGGTCAAGCACCCGGAGGACGCCGGCAAGATCCAAATGCTGGCCGTCAACGGGGATGAGAAGTACTTGGTGACCACCCCGTTCATCGACACGCACCGCAACGGCACCGGTGACGTCACCGCGGCGCTGTTTACGGGCCACTTCGTGGACACCGGCGACGTGAAGGCGGCGCTGGAGCGCACGGCGTCCTCGGTATTCTCCCTGTTGGAGACCACCGAAGCCTCCGGCTACCGCGAGCTGCAGCTAGTGGCTGCACAGGAGTACTTCGCCCAGCCGCGCATGCAGTTTACGGCGGAGAAACTCTAG
- a CDS encoding 2,3-butanediol dehydrogenase, translating into MRAVRYYGQKDIRVEDIPEPQAGPGEVLINVGWCGICGTDLHEYLEGPIFVPAPGHPHPISGEDAPVTLGHEFSGTVAALGEDVTDLEVGQKVVVEPYILPDDVDPKEDGPYNLHPDMNFIGLAGRGGGLSEKVAVQRRWVHPVAEHVELDEAALIEPLSVAHHAFAAADATEGDVALIGGQGPIGVLTAAVCKAYGLTVIVSEPSEIRRNRALDAGVADHAINPAEQDLQEEIRKITNGKGVDVAFECTSVNVVLDQLIEALKLQGTLVIESIWSKKADFDIHSVVMKELTVKGIIGYAHDHEQTIRLVNEGKIDLKPFITGKIGLDEVVSKGFDTLINHNETAVKILVSPEL; encoded by the coding sequence ATGCGCGCTGTTCGCTACTACGGTCAGAAAGATATTCGCGTCGAGGACATCCCGGAGCCGCAGGCCGGCCCCGGCGAGGTGCTCATCAACGTCGGGTGGTGCGGTATCTGCGGCACCGACCTGCACGAGTACCTGGAGGGCCCGATCTTCGTCCCGGCCCCGGGCCACCCGCACCCGATCTCGGGCGAGGACGCCCCGGTGACGTTGGGGCACGAATTCTCCGGCACCGTCGCCGCGCTGGGCGAGGACGTCACCGACCTGGAGGTCGGCCAGAAGGTCGTCGTCGAGCCGTACATCCTGCCTGACGATGTCGACCCAAAGGAAGACGGCCCCTACAACCTGCACCCAGACATGAACTTCATCGGCCTCGCCGGCCGCGGCGGCGGGCTGTCGGAAAAGGTCGCCGTCCAGCGCCGCTGGGTTCACCCGGTCGCAGAGCACGTCGAGCTCGACGAGGCCGCGCTCATCGAGCCGCTGTCCGTGGCGCACCACGCGTTCGCGGCGGCCGATGCCACGGAGGGCGACGTCGCGCTCATCGGCGGTCAAGGCCCCATCGGTGTGCTCACCGCCGCGGTGTGCAAGGCCTACGGGCTCACCGTCATCGTCTCGGAGCCGTCCGAAATCCGCCGTAACCGCGCCCTCGACGCCGGCGTGGCTGACCACGCCATCAACCCGGCCGAGCAGGACCTGCAGGAAGAGATCCGCAAGATCACCAACGGCAAGGGCGTGGACGTCGCCTTCGAGTGCACGTCCGTCAACGTCGTGCTGGACCAGCTCATCGAGGCCCTCAAGCTGCAGGGCACGCTCGTCATCGAGTCAATTTGGTCGAAGAAGGCCGACTTCGACATCCACTCCGTGGTGATGAAGGAACTTACGGTCAAGGGCATCATCGGCTACGCGCACGACCACGAGCAGACCATCCGCCTGGTCAACGAGGGAAAGATCGACCTCAAGCCGTTCATCACCGGCAAGATCGGCCTCGACGAGGTGGTGAGCAAGGGCTTCGACACCCTCATCAACCACAACGAGACCGCGGTGAAGATCCTGGTCTCGCCGGAGCTTTAA
- the ybeY gene encoding rRNA maturation RNase YbeY, producing the protein MSIEFLNECPVDGINEEMLIDVASFVLGAMDVNPDAEASITCVDLRTIEDLHVRWMDLEGPTDVMSFPLDDAAMLGDIVLCPEFAEKQARAAGHSLAHELALLTTHGCLHLLGYDHATPAEEKEMFALQNELLADWYDHVRDSGLDFPPKPTGPEAFPSAAQRENLDKRLD; encoded by the coding sequence GTGAGTATCGAGTTCCTCAACGAGTGCCCGGTCGACGGCATCAACGAAGAAATGCTCATCGACGTCGCCTCGTTCGTCTTAGGGGCCATGGACGTCAACCCGGATGCGGAAGCAAGTATCACGTGCGTGGACCTGCGCACCATCGAGGACCTGCACGTGCGGTGGATGGACTTAGAAGGCCCCACGGACGTGATGAGTTTTCCACTTGACGATGCCGCCATGCTCGGCGACATCGTCCTGTGCCCGGAGTTCGCGGAGAAACAGGCGCGGGCGGCCGGCCATTCGCTGGCGCACGAGCTGGCGCTGCTGACCACCCACGGGTGCCTGCACCTGCTCGGCTACGACCACGCGACGCCGGCCGAGGAAAAGGAAATGTTCGCGCTGCAAAACGAGCTGCTCGCGGATTGGTACGACCACGTGCGCGACAGCGGGCTCGACTTCCCGCCGAAGCCGACGGGCCCGGAAGCATTCCCGTCGGCGGCGCAGCGCGAAAACCTGGATAAGCGCTTAGATTAA
- a CDS encoding PhoH family protein codes for MAIVTKTFELDSAYADAVIGPADANLRAVHDVVGADVFARGATVTLKGPDFEVARAKKILKELEASARRGNPVTEESVRYAANIVAADSHVPSRRDIVARRGKAIRPKTAGQARYVDAIDNNTVVFGIGPAGSGKTYLAVAKAVQALQAKQIRRIILTRPAVEAGEKLGFLPGTLDDKIDPYLRPLYDALRDMLDPEVIPRLLEAGIIEVAPLAYMRGRTLNDAFVILDEAQNTTAAQMKMFLTRLGFGSTVVVTGDISQVDLPRGEASGLRLVRDILRGVEGVYFAELDAADVVRHPLVGRIVNAYDMYEEKKK; via the coding sequence GTGGCGATAGTGACGAAGACCTTCGAGCTCGATTCCGCGTACGCCGACGCCGTCATCGGGCCGGCTGACGCAAACCTCCGCGCGGTCCATGACGTGGTCGGCGCCGACGTCTTTGCTCGTGGCGCGACGGTCACCCTCAAGGGCCCCGACTTTGAGGTGGCGCGGGCGAAGAAGATCCTCAAGGAGCTGGAGGCGTCTGCCCGCCGCGGCAACCCGGTCACGGAGGAATCGGTCCGCTATGCCGCCAACATCGTGGCGGCGGACTCCCACGTGCCGTCTCGCCGGGACATCGTCGCGCGCCGTGGCAAGGCCATCCGCCCGAAGACGGCCGGGCAGGCGCGCTACGTGGACGCCATTGACAACAACACGGTGGTCTTCGGCATCGGGCCGGCCGGTTCCGGCAAGACGTACCTTGCGGTGGCCAAGGCGGTGCAGGCGCTGCAGGCGAAACAGATCCGCCGCATCATCCTCACCCGGCCGGCGGTGGAGGCAGGCGAGAAGCTTGGCTTTTTGCCCGGCACCTTGGACGACAAGATCGACCCGTATCTGCGCCCGCTTTACGATGCATTGCGGGACATGCTGGATCCGGAAGTCATCCCGCGCCTTTTGGAGGCCGGCATCATTGAGGTCGCGCCGCTGGCGTACATGCGCGGGCGCACCTTGAACGATGCCTTCGTCATCCTGGATGAGGCGCAGAATACGACCGCCGCGCAGATGAAGATGTTCCTTACCCGCCTCGGTTTCGGCTCGACCGTGGTGGTCACCGGCGATATTTCCCAGGTGGATCTGCCGCGCGGGGAAGCGTCCGGGCTGCGGCTCGTGCGCGACATCCTGCGCGGGGTAGAAGGCGTCTACTTCGCGGAGCTGGACGCCGCCGACGTGGTCCGCCACCCACTGGTGGGGCGCATCGTCAACGCATACGACATGTACGAGGAGAAAAAGAAGTGA
- a CDS encoding 16S rRNA (uracil(1498)-N(3))-methyltransferase, with translation MSLPVFIFPDLASYSVGDSITLDGAEGRHAVTVKRTAVGERVALSDGAGVTAVVEVTAVEGKEVLRGSIVTHEREPLPQPAVTVVQAIPKAGHADLAVDLATQAGADAIVAWAADRCVAKWDGKKIPKALKKWQDNAAAAAKQSRRPRVPEVSGPLTTKQLAARIAEADLALVLHEDATESLKNLDCTAATDMLLIIGPEGGIGPDELDILTQAGARPVKLGPQVLRTSSAAMVALAAVGALTERW, from the coding sequence ATGTCGCTGCCCGTCTTCATCTTCCCGGATCTTGCCAGCTACTCGGTCGGCGATTCCATCACCCTCGACGGCGCCGAAGGCCGTCATGCCGTGACCGTCAAGCGGACTGCGGTGGGTGAGCGCGTCGCGCTGAGCGATGGCGCCGGGGTGACCGCCGTGGTGGAGGTGACCGCGGTAGAGGGCAAAGAGGTGCTGCGGGGGAGCATCGTCACGCACGAGCGTGAACCCTTGCCACAGCCGGCCGTGACGGTCGTGCAGGCGATACCGAAAGCCGGGCACGCGGATCTTGCCGTCGACCTGGCCACCCAGGCCGGCGCGGATGCCATCGTGGCGTGGGCCGCGGACCGCTGCGTGGCCAAGTGGGACGGCAAGAAGATCCCGAAGGCGCTGAAAAAGTGGCAGGACAACGCGGCTGCGGCGGCCAAACAGTCGCGTCGCCCCCGCGTGCCGGAGGTCTCCGGTCCGCTGACCACGAAGCAATTGGCCGCGCGCATTGCCGAGGCCGACCTCGCCCTGGTCCTGCACGAAGACGCGACCGAATCTCTCAAGAACCTCGACTGCACGGCCGCTACTGACATGCTGCTTATCATCGGGCCGGAAGGCGGCATCGGGCCGGACGAGCTGGACATCCTCACCCAGGCTGGCGCGCGTCCGGTGAAGCTGGGGCCGCAGGTTCTGCGCACTTCGTCGGCCGCGATGGTTGCCCTTGCTGCCGTAGGGGCGCTGACCGAGCGCTGGTAG
- the dnaJ gene encoding molecular chaperone DnaJ — translation MARDYYGILGVDKSATDQQIKKAYRKLARKYHPDVNPDNEEAAEKFREISVAQEVLLDPQKRQIVDMGGDPMEQRGAGAGAGAGAGFGGLGDIFAEFFGGGAGASRGPRSRVQPGNDALLRTQITLEEAYTGLKKEVTVDTAVLCDRCQGTGSNSKDKPVTCNHCHGSGEIQEMQRSLLGQVMTARPCPQCQGFGEIIKDPCNHCGGDGRVKKRRDLTVNIPAGIGNGMRIRMASQGEVGHGGGPAGDLYVEVHTTPHEVFERDADDLHVTLRVPMVDAALGTTCTVPQLSGEDLAVDVDPGTQPGESITIADAGMPRLRTDGYGKLFAHIDVVVPRDLDKTSQDLLEKLRDHRSDDAKVKAEGDGQEESFFSRLRGKLRF, via the coding sequence GTGGCTCGTGATTATTACGGCATTCTCGGCGTGGACAAATCTGCCACCGATCAGCAGATTAAGAAGGCGTACCGCAAACTCGCCCGCAAGTACCACCCAGACGTAAATCCCGACAACGAGGAGGCCGCGGAGAAGTTCCGCGAGATCTCCGTCGCGCAGGAAGTGCTGCTGGATCCGCAAAAGCGCCAGATCGTCGATATGGGCGGCGATCCGATGGAGCAGCGGGGCGCGGGCGCCGGGGCTGGCGCAGGCGCTGGTTTCGGCGGCCTGGGCGACATCTTTGCGGAGTTCTTCGGCGGCGGGGCCGGCGCTTCCCGCGGTCCGCGTTCGCGCGTGCAGCCCGGTAACGACGCGCTTCTTCGCACGCAGATCACTCTGGAAGAGGCCTACACGGGCCTGAAGAAGGAAGTCACCGTGGACACCGCGGTGCTGTGCGACAGGTGCCAGGGCACCGGGTCCAATTCCAAGGACAAGCCGGTCACCTGTAATCACTGCCATGGCTCCGGTGAAATTCAGGAGATGCAGCGCTCGCTGCTCGGCCAGGTCATGACGGCGCGCCCGTGCCCGCAGTGCCAGGGCTTCGGCGAAATCATCAAGGACCCGTGCAACCACTGCGGCGGCGATGGCCGCGTGAAGAAGCGCCGCGATCTGACGGTGAACATTCCGGCGGGCATCGGCAATGGCATGCGGATCCGCATGGCCAGCCAGGGCGAGGTCGGCCACGGCGGTGGCCCGGCCGGTGATCTCTACGTAGAGGTGCACACCACCCCGCACGAGGTTTTCGAGCGCGACGCCGACGACCTGCACGTCACCCTGCGCGTGCCGATGGTCGACGCCGCCTTGGGCACTACCTGCACCGTGCCGCAGCTGTCCGGTGAAGACCTCGCGGTCGACGTGGATCCGGGCACGCAGCCGGGTGAGTCCATCACGATCGCGGATGCGGGCATGCCGCGCCTGCGCACCGATGGCTACGGCAAGCTCTTCGCCCACATCGACGTGGTGGTCCCGCGCGATCTGGACAAGACCTCGCAGGACCTTTTGGAAAAGCTGCGCGATCACCGCAGCGATGACGCCAAGGTTAAAGCCGAGGGCGACGGGCAGGAGGAGTCCTTCTTCTCCCGCCTGCGCGGAAAGCTGCGCTTCTAA
- the hrcA gene encoding heat-inducible transcriptional repressor HrcA, translated as MSSITDKRRGDVLRAIVADFIASQEPVGSKSLVERYQLGVSSATIRNDMAVLESEGLITQPHASSGRVPTQKGYRQFVDSLHDVKPLSSAERTAMVSFLERGVDVEDVLYRSAQLLAQVTRQAAVVQMPNLQVSRVKHCEVVALSPVRLLLVLITDAGRVDQRNVDLAQPIDEADTVRLRDALNQALVGKTFREASSQLAALADAAPSDLADYIVPAATTLAETLVDHPTDRLLMAGASNLTRVPATFAQGLPTLIEALEEQVTLLKLLARVPEMGDVAVVIGDEHEEDQLRGSSVVSAAYGADGETLGGMGVVGPTFMDYPGTIARVSAVARYVSDIVGPR; from the coding sequence ATGTCGTCTATCACGGACAAGCGCCGCGGCGACGTGTTGCGCGCGATCGTCGCGGATTTCATTGCCTCGCAGGAACCGGTCGGCTCGAAGTCCCTGGTGGAGCGCTATCAGCTGGGGGTGTCGTCGGCGACCATCCGCAACGACATGGCGGTGTTGGAATCCGAGGGGCTCATTACCCAGCCGCACGCCAGCTCGGGCCGTGTGCCCACGCAAAAGGGCTACCGGCAGTTCGTGGACAGCCTGCACGACGTTAAGCCGTTGTCTTCGGCGGAGCGCACCGCGATGGTCTCCTTCTTGGAACGAGGCGTGGACGTCGAGGACGTGCTCTACCGTTCCGCGCAGCTGCTCGCGCAGGTGACCCGCCAGGCGGCGGTGGTGCAGATGCCGAACCTCCAGGTCTCGCGGGTGAAACACTGTGAGGTGGTGGCGTTGTCGCCGGTGCGTCTGCTGCTGGTACTCATCACGGACGCCGGCCGAGTGGATCAGCGCAACGTGGATCTGGCCCAGCCTATCGACGAGGCGGACACGGTCCGCTTGCGTGACGCGTTGAACCAGGCGTTGGTGGGAAAGACGTTCCGGGAGGCGTCCTCGCAGCTGGCCGCGCTTGCCGATGCCGCCCCCTCCGACCTCGCCGACTACATTGTCCCGGCGGCCACGACCTTGGCCGAAACCCTGGTCGATCACCCGACGGACAGGCTGCTCATGGCGGGCGCATCGAACCTCACCCGCGTGCCCGCCACCTTCGCCCAGGGACTGCCCACCCTTATCGAGGCGCTGGAGGAACAGGTCACGCTGCTCAAGCTCCTCGCGCGGGTCCCAGAGATGGGGGACGTGGCGGTCGTCATCGGCGACGAGCACGAGGAGGACCAGCTGCGCGGTTCCTCGGTAGTCTCGGCCGCGTATGGCGCGGACGGGGAGACGCTCGGGGGCATGGGCGTGGTGGGCCCGACCTTTATGGACTATCCGGGAACAATTGCCCGGGTGTCTGCTGTTGCCAGGTACGTCAGCGATATCGTGGGTCCTCGGTAG
- the hemW gene encoding radical SAM family heme chaperone HemW — MFGLYIHVPFCATRCGYCDFNTYTPGELGGAGHNVSGYLDALDRELDIAAQKVRTPAQTVFVGGGTPSLLGAAGLSRILTTVRNTFGLAPGAEVTTESNPESTSPDYFAGIREAGFNRVSLGMQSAAPHVLQVLERAHTPGRAFAAAREAQDAGFEHVNLDMIYATPTETDEDLAQTVEKVIETGVDHVSAYSLIVERGTRMYRKVSKRELPAPDEDVMARRYQLIANALEKVGYDWYEVSNWAKPGGECEHNRIYWRDGDWWGAGPGAHSHLGDERFYNVKHPARYSRMLAEGELPIGGTETLTPHDRHTERVMLGLRLKEGIPRDWVADTPALRSYLDRGLLSADDDRIWVTDSGRLLADGIVTDLLVAEEQ, encoded by the coding sequence ATGTTTGGGCTGTATATCCACGTCCCGTTTTGTGCGACCCGCTGCGGTTATTGCGATTTCAATACCTACACTCCCGGCGAGCTCGGCGGAGCGGGCCACAACGTTTCCGGCTACCTCGATGCCTTAGACCGCGAGCTCGACATCGCCGCACAGAAGGTCCGCACGCCCGCCCAGACAGTGTTCGTCGGCGGCGGCACCCCGTCGCTTCTCGGTGCCGCGGGCCTTAGCCGCATCCTCACCACGGTCCGGAACACGTTCGGCCTGGCCCCCGGCGCGGAGGTGACCACCGAATCGAACCCGGAATCCACCTCTCCCGACTATTTCGCCGGCATCCGCGAGGCGGGATTCAACCGCGTGTCGCTGGGCATGCAGTCGGCCGCGCCGCACGTGCTGCAGGTCTTAGAGCGCGCCCACACCCCGGGCCGGGCCTTCGCCGCCGCCCGCGAGGCCCAGGACGCGGGTTTCGAGCACGTCAATCTGGACATGATTTACGCGACGCCTACTGAGACGGATGAGGATCTCGCCCAGACGGTGGAGAAGGTCATCGAGACCGGCGTCGACCACGTCAGCGCCTATTCGCTCATCGTGGAAAGGGGCACGCGCATGTACCGCAAGGTGTCCAAGAGGGAGCTGCCCGCCCCGGACGAGGATGTGATGGCCCGGCGTTACCAGCTCATCGCGAACGCCCTCGAGAAGGTTGGATATGACTGGTACGAGGTCTCCAACTGGGCGAAGCCGGGCGGCGAGTGCGAGCACAATCGCATCTACTGGCGCGACGGCGACTGGTGGGGTGCGGGTCCGGGTGCGCATTCGCACCTGGGCGATGAGCGCTTTTACAACGTCAAACACCCCGCCCGCTACTCGCGGATGTTGGCGGAGGGGGAGCTGCCTATCGGCGGGACGGAGACGCTCACGCCACATGACCGCCACACCGAGCGGGTGATGCTGGGGCTGCGCCTGAAGGAGGGCATCCCGCGCGACTGGGTGGCGGACACCCCGGCGCTGCGGTCGTACCTGGATCGCGGGCTCCTCAGCGCCGACGACGATCGGATCTGGGTCACCGATTCGGGCCGGCTGCTTGCCGATGGCATCGTCACGGACCTCCTAGTGGCCGAAGAGCAGTAG
- a CDS encoding hemolysin family protein, giving the protein MLTSVLMVVAGIIVIGLLIAANGYFVAQEFAFMSVDRTQLRSLAAGGDRPAQRALNITTQTSFMLSGAQLGVTVTGLLVGYVAEPLVGEGLGQLLGGTAMAVGIGTLVALALSTVASMLFAELFPKNYTIATPMKSAKALSRSTSLYLRIFGPLIRFFEFSSNAILKVFGIEPVEDVDSSATTDDLESIVESSHETGDLDNETYMVLDRLLDFPEHDVEHAMIPRSRTDVVEPDTPLSEVRDLMAQNHSRYPVIDDDHNPVGVVHLMDLLTTPQRADAPVREVMRAALVVPELMPLPDVVTELRDNDEKMACVIDEYGGFVGIVTMEDLAEEILGDVSDEHDIEESEEITEQDDSHWLVDGDTPLDEVERAIGHALPEGDFETVAGLLISETGGLMEVGEQHDIDLAAEPDDWVEADNAPTRRLHVTVREIDRHVPSSLALELIEEREEDE; this is encoded by the coding sequence ATGCTGACCTCGGTTCTCATGGTCGTCGCTGGGATAATAGTCATCGGTCTCCTCATCGCTGCTAACGGGTACTTCGTCGCCCAGGAATTCGCGTTCATGTCCGTCGACCGAACACAGCTGCGCTCCCTGGCCGCCGGCGGTGACCGCCCCGCCCAACGGGCGCTCAACATCACCACCCAAACCTCGTTCATGCTGTCCGGCGCCCAGCTCGGCGTCACCGTCACCGGCCTTCTGGTCGGCTACGTAGCCGAGCCGCTCGTGGGTGAGGGCTTGGGACAGCTCCTGGGTGGAACGGCGATGGCGGTGGGCATCGGCACGCTTGTGGCACTCGCCCTATCCACCGTCGCGTCTATGCTGTTCGCGGAGCTGTTTCCGAAGAACTACACCATCGCTACCCCGATGAAGTCCGCCAAGGCTCTGTCCCGCTCCACGAGCCTGTACCTGCGGATCTTTGGTCCGCTCATCCGGTTTTTCGAGTTCTCGTCGAACGCCATCCTCAAAGTCTTCGGTATCGAACCAGTCGAAGACGTCGATTCCTCCGCGACCACGGACGACCTGGAATCCATCGTGGAGTCGTCCCACGAAACCGGCGATCTGGACAACGAGACCTACATGGTCTTGGACCGCCTGCTGGACTTTCCCGAGCACGACGTCGAGCACGCCATGATTCCGCGGTCCCGCACCGACGTGGTCGAGCCCGACACCCCACTGTCTGAGGTCCGCGATCTCATGGCGCAGAACCACTCCCGCTACCCCGTCATCGACGATGACCACAACCCCGTCGGCGTGGTGCACCTGATGGACCTGCTGACCACGCCGCAGCGTGCCGATGCCCCGGTGCGCGAGGTCATGCGCGCGGCCCTCGTCGTGCCGGAGCTCATGCCGCTTCCCGATGTCGTGACCGAGCTGCGCGACAACGACGAGAAGATGGCGTGCGTCATCGACGAGTACGGCGGATTCGTCGGCATCGTGACCATGGAGGACCTGGCCGAGGAGATCCTCGGCGATGTCAGCGACGAGCACGACATCGAAGAATCCGAGGAAATTACCGAGCAGGACGACTCGCACTGGCTTGTCGATGGCGACACGCCCCTCGACGAGGTGGAACGCGCCATCGGACACGCGCTGCCCGAGGGCGATTTCGAGACCGTCGCCGGGCTGCTTATCTCCGAGACCGGGGGTCTGATGGAAGTCGGCGAGCAGCACGACATCGACCTAGCGGCTGAGCCGGACGACTGGGTGGAGGCTGACAACGCGCCGACGCGGCGCCTGCACGTCACCGTCCGCGAGATTGACCGGCACGTGCCGTCGTCGCTGGCCTTGGAGCTCATCGAAGAACGTGAGGAGGACGAGTAA